In Vagococcus luciliae, one genomic interval encodes:
- a CDS encoding D-alanyl-D-alanine carboxypeptidase → MTLLKKKRVLFFLLLSFLFILPVPIFAEQNSFDVPAKAAIAVDFDTGKILYEKNSETPLPIASMSKLLSAYLVYEAIDTKKIKWNDTVPFDDALIKLTEDPDLSNIPIKKELTYTVEDNVKAMLISSSNVSTTALARLISGSEQAFVDSMNQHVKDWGINDATFISASGLDTQDLAKADRYPNSKPEDNNILSAKDMVIVARHLISDYPEVLDITKQSHYTLFQGTDNEETFWSSNLMLPDLYYYTEGVDGLKTGTTPNAGACFIGSTIQNGRRIITVVMNVDEEYDRFEVTKNLLNYVNSNWEYKTVVSKNDSAVVNSIDIPNGKTETVPLILAEPISLWVNKETTELKQVFASTKDTVSAPLKKNEVVGQQIVSDSADKLGYLSDTDKHDATGKVVTKTDVQKANIFVRVWRSLKNSIH, encoded by the coding sequence ATGACATTACTAAAAAAAAAACGTGTTCTATTTTTTCTACTATTATCTTTTTTATTCATTCTTCCTGTGCCAATTTTTGCTGAACAAAACAGTTTTGATGTTCCTGCAAAAGCTGCAATTGCTGTTGATTTTGATACAGGAAAAATTTTATATGAAAAAAATAGCGAAACCCCTCTTCCTATTGCTTCAATGTCCAAGTTGTTGTCAGCATACTTAGTATATGAAGCAATTGATACAAAAAAAATAAAATGGAATGATACAGTACCTTTCGATGATGCTTTAATCAAACTAACTGAAGACCCAGATTTATCTAACATTCCAATAAAAAAAGAATTAACCTATACTGTTGAAGATAATGTAAAAGCAATGCTGATCTCTTCTTCAAATGTTTCAACGACAGCTTTAGCTAGACTAATTTCTGGTAGTGAACAAGCTTTTGTTGATAGTATGAATCAACATGTTAAAGACTGGGGGATTAATGATGCAACATTTATTTCTGCCTCTGGTTTAGATACACAAGATCTTGCAAAAGCTGACCGTTATCCAAATTCTAAACCTGAAGATAATAATATTTTATCAGCAAAAGACATGGTCATCGTAGCTAGACATCTCATTTCTGATTACCCTGAAGTATTAGATATTACGAAACAATCTCACTACACATTATTTCAAGGGACTGATAATGAAGAAACTTTCTGGTCATCTAATTTAATGTTACCAGATTTGTATTACTATACGGAAGGTGTCGATGGACTAAAAACAGGAACAACACCAAATGCTGGAGCGTGCTTTATCGGTTCAACCATACAAAATGGACGCCGTATCATTACAGTTGTAATGAACGTAGACGAAGAATATGATCGATTTGAAGTCACTAAAAATTTACTTAACTACGTAAATTCAAATTGGGAATATAAAACCGTAGTGAGTAAAAACGATAGTGCTGTGGTTAACAGTATTGATATACCAAATGGGAAAACAGAAACTGTCCCTCTAATCTTAGCTGAACCCATATCATTATGGGTCAATAAAGAGACAACTGAATTAAAACAAGTTTTTGCTTCAACTAAAGATACAGTCTCTGCTCCTCTTAAAAAAAATGAAGTAGTAGGCCAACAAATTGTATCAGATAGTGCAGATAAACTAGGTTATCTAAGCGACACAGACAAACATGACGCCACCGGTAAAGTGGTCACAAAAACAGACGTACAAAAAGCAAATATTTTTGTAAGAGTATGGCGTTCTTTAAAAAACAGCATACATTAA
- a CDS encoding response regulator transcription factor, with product MKILVADDDKEIVELLSIYIKNEGYDVIQAYDGKEALSKIITNPDIDLLILDIMMPKMDGLEVVKELRKDSQIPIIMLTAKTTDMDKIQGLITGADDYVTKPFNPLEIMARVKSLLRRTNMQVQTDIPDLLEVGPLIIKKDSHEVETDQGIKIQLTALEFGILYLLASHPNRVFSAEEIFERVWQQESLVSAKTVMVHVSHLRDKIEEATNGEKVIQTVWGVGYKIEG from the coding sequence ATGAAAATACTAGTAGCAGATGATGATAAAGAAATTGTAGAACTATTAAGTATCTATATAAAGAATGAAGGTTATGATGTTATACAGGCCTATGATGGAAAGGAAGCTCTTAGCAAAATTATTACAAACCCTGATATAGACTTACTTATATTAGACATCATGATGCCAAAAATGGATGGACTAGAAGTCGTAAAAGAATTAAGAAAAGACTCACAAATCCCTATCATTATGTTAACTGCTAAAACAACTGACATGGATAAAATTCAAGGTTTAATTACTGGAGCTGATGATTATGTTACAAAACCTTTTAACCCTCTAGAAATTATGGCTCGTGTAAAATCACTATTAAGACGAACTAACATGCAAGTCCAAACAGATATACCAGACTTATTAGAAGTGGGTCCACTTATTATAAAAAAAGATTCTCATGAGGTTGAGACTGATCAAGGAATAAAAATTCAATTAACTGCTTTAGAGTTTGGTATTCTTTACTTACTTGCAAGTCACCCTAACCGTGTTTTTAGCGCTGAAGAAATTTTCGAAAGAGTTTGGCAACAGGAAAGTTTAGTTTCTGCTAAAACTGTCATGGTTCATGTAAGTCATTTGCGTGACAAAATTGAAGAAGCAACTAATGGAGAAAAAGTTATTCAAACAGTTTGGGGGGTAGGATACAAAATTGAAGGATGA
- a CDS encoding sensor histidine kinase produces the protein MKDDEKKTRIKLTSKETSELIIEGIITVILLILLNLALFILIDQIVNTSLPIDQFLWHIQYNIFYDPRPPMFWQRPLIFMMIVADVIVLYWRLIRRYKQMQQQHIISELHYISNGHYDHRIPFELKGDLGRLITSINALVDSTVEALEEERRIEQSKDELITNVSHDIRTPLTSIIGYLGLIEEGKYNNKEDLLKYTHTAYLKSRQMKVLVDDLFEYTKVRQSNVPLNAMTFDMNQLIGQLTVDYELEASKKNRVIDFLPQEDTLMMNGDTEKLVRVFDNLLSNALKYGVNGTQIIITSEKIGSEAIIVVKNDGDPIPQESLDHLFDRFYRVEESRSQQTGGTGLGLAIAQSIVALHGGYIYATSNNNWTSFTIHLPLETTSHS, from the coding sequence TTGAAGGATGATGAAAAAAAGACACGTATTAAACTTACCTCAAAAGAAACTAGTGAGTTAATTATTGAGGGTATTATTACAGTCATCTTGCTTATTCTTCTTAATTTAGCCTTATTTATCTTAATTGATCAAATTGTGAATACATCATTACCTATCGATCAATTTCTGTGGCACATTCAATACAATATATTTTATGATCCTCGTCCGCCCATGTTTTGGCAACGCCCTTTAATTTTTATGATGATAGTTGCAGACGTTATTGTATTATATTGGCGATTAATTAGGCGTTACAAGCAGATGCAACAACAACATATTATTAGCGAACTACACTATATATCAAACGGACATTACGACCACCGTATTCCATTTGAATTAAAAGGGGACTTAGGTAGACTTATTACAAGTATAAATGCTTTGGTAGATAGTACTGTGGAAGCACTAGAGGAAGAGCGTCGTATCGAACAGTCAAAGGATGAATTAATTACTAACGTTAGCCATGATATTAGAACACCACTCACATCAATTATCGGATACCTTGGACTAATTGAAGAAGGAAAATACAATAATAAAGAAGATTTATTGAAATACACACATACTGCCTATTTAAAATCTAGACAAATGAAAGTATTGGTTGATGATTTATTTGAATACACCAAAGTGAGACAATCAAATGTCCCACTAAATGCTATGACTTTTGATATGAACCAACTCATTGGCCAATTAACAGTTGATTACGAATTAGAAGCATCAAAAAAGAATCGTGTCATTGATTTTTTACCGCAAGAGGATACCTTAATGATGAATGGTGATACTGAAAAACTAGTACGTGTTTTTGATAATCTTCTATCTAATGCACTCAAATATGGTGTGAATGGAACACAGATTATCATCACATCAGAAAAAATTGGTAGTGAAGCCATTATCGTTGTTAAAAATGATGGCGACCCTATCCCCCAAGAATCTTTAGACCACTTATTCGATCGATTTTACCGAGTAGAAGAATCTAGATCTCAACAAACAGGTGGGACTGGACTTGGTTTGGCTATCGCTCAAAGTATTGTCGCACTGCATGGTGGATATATTTATGCTACATCAAATAATAACTGGACATCATTTACCATACATTTACCATTAGAAACAACTAGCCATTCTTGA
- a CDS encoding serine hydrolase domain-containing protein, with product MKKSRIAYDKLKRKQKWIGLLFFIVGVLMSISILITLLVIYPDELTSIIKSDKTTTQTIISSETKESSQPTTQSSDKNKEEAFVPRTNFDQTASTPLLYQPLKQALEQNIATRELSGTLLAIKDNQVVMYNSFGFAKDVSWEAQDSTYMIASIQKFYTALLISTLISEQKLTLDTTLDKFYPEIPGSNQITIDALLSMTSGLKLDSSKIPTSIKEQTEWEEYVLKNTTHQNSNKWDYSPVNFNLLAMIVQKITGQTYEEYFKKTVKEPLNLKQTGFYTDLSDNTHLVPVYEENGTLRKKDIPNYAYVRELGTGNMFVSPKDFATVVQATMDGKFGDLNVVKSMWLKDSPYGTTYYKSGLYRKVLDENGPTIFWGHGIFRGYEPTVIFNNDASDMVIYFSNQYLTNKSNTIATKEFYDIISQNITFNQ from the coding sequence ATGAAAAAATCACGTATCGCATATGACAAACTTAAAAGAAAACAGAAATGGATTGGCTTATTATTCTTTATCGTTGGTGTCCTTATGAGTATTAGTATATTAATTACTCTATTGGTTATCTATCCCGATGAGTTAACGTCTATCATAAAGAGTGATAAAACAACCACGCAAACAATTATATCTTCCGAAACAAAAGAATCAAGTCAACCGACTACCCAGTCATCTGACAAAAATAAAGAAGAAGCTTTTGTTCCTAGAACAAATTTTGATCAAACAGCATCGACTCCTTTACTATATCAACCATTAAAACAAGCTTTAGAGCAAAATATTGCTACAAGAGAACTCTCAGGAACTTTATTAGCAATTAAAGATAATCAAGTTGTGATGTATAATTCCTTTGGATTTGCTAAAGATGTATCATGGGAAGCTCAAGATAGTACCTACATGATTGCTTCTATTCAAAAATTTTATACTGCATTACTTATCTCAACTTTAATCTCTGAACAAAAATTGACATTAGATACTACTTTAGATAAATTTTATCCAGAAATACCTGGAAGTAATCAAATTACGATAGATGCCCTTCTATCAATGACTTCCGGACTGAAATTAGATTCTAGTAAAATCCCTACTTCCATAAAGGAACAAACTGAATGGGAGGAATATGTCTTAAAAAACACAACACACCAAAATTCAAATAAATGGGACTACTCTCCAGTTAATTTTAATTTGCTTGCTATGATTGTTCAAAAAATAACTGGACAAACATATGAAGAATATTTTAAGAAGACAGTAAAAGAGCCACTTAATTTAAAACAAACAGGTTTTTATACCGATTTATCAGATAACACTCATCTTGTCCCTGTATATGAAGAAAATGGAACACTAAGAAAAAAAGATATTCCTAATTATGCTTATGTTAGAGAACTAGGTACTGGAAACATGTTTGTTTCACCAAAAGATTTTGCAACTGTCGTCCAAGCTACTATGGATGGTAAATTTGGAGATTTAAATGTAGTTAAATCCATGTGGTTGAAAGACTCACCTTACGGTACAACTTATTATAAATCCGGTCTTTACAGAAAAGTACTCGATGAAAATGGACCAACCATTTTTTGGGGACACGGTATCTTTAGGGGCTATGAACCCACTGTTATTTTTAATAATGATGCCAGTGACATGGTTATTTATTTCAGCAATCAATACTTAACCAATAAATCGAATACTATAGCAACAAAAGAATTTTATGATATCATTTCTCAAAATATCACCTTCAATCAATAA